A stretch of Perognathus longimembris pacificus isolate PPM17 chromosome 1, ASM2315922v1, whole genome shotgun sequence DNA encodes these proteins:
- the C1H12orf73 gene encoding protein BRAWNIN, which produces MPAGVSWPSYLKMVVASLLTMCAGAQVVHRYYRPDLTIPEIPPKPGELKTELLGLKERQHKPQVAEQ; this is translated from the exons ATGCCCGCGGGCGTGTCCTGGCCCAGTTATCTGAAAATGGTGGTGGCCAGCCTCCTGACCATGTGCGCCGGTGCCCAAGTGGTGCACAGGTACTACCGGCCCGACCTG aCAATACCTGAAATTCCACCAAAGCCTGGAGAACTCAAAACAGAGCTATTGGGACTGAAAGAGAGACAACACAAACCTCAGGTCGCAGAGCAATAA